In Primulina huaijiensis isolate GDHJ02 chromosome 4, ASM1229523v2, whole genome shotgun sequence, a genomic segment contains:
- the LOC140975909 gene encoding AT-hook motif nuclear-localized protein 17-like, whose amino-acid sequence MFPKPNRQPADFQHPPAPHLHHSFPNPSAAADRPKLSEAGAHSPSNSTMKQPKDHPLPNDGASIEVIRRPRGRPPGSKNKPRPPVIVTPDTPEPPMTPYVLELPPGVDVIEATTRFCRKRNLGLCVLNGYGLVSNVTLKQPSTNPGATVTFHGRFDILSISATILPPSTSSPNLASGLANGFTITLAGPQGQMVGGIVMGPLISAATVYLISTTFNSPSYDRLPMDDSGVDGDQSPPAVSGGGMDSGGGGGDGVTAAESCGISIHSYNQPSDVIWATTARQPPPLHPPRY is encoded by the coding sequence ATGTTTCCCAAGCCCAACCGTCAACCTGCCGACTTCCAGCATCCGCCGGCGCCACACCTTCACCATTCTTTCCCCAATCCATCCGCCGCCGCCGACCGTCCCAAGTTATCCGAAGCTGGTGCTCATAGTCCCTCCAACTCAACCATGAAGCAACCAAAAGACCACCCTCTACCCAACGACGGTGCCTCCATCGAAGTCATCCGCCGCCCCCGCGGCCGACCACCCGGTTCCAAGAACAAACCCAGACCACCAGTGATCGTAACTCCGGATACACCCGAACCTCCAATGACGCCTTACGTCCTCGAGCTCCCTCCCGGTGTTGATGTCATCGAAGCCACCACTCGCTTCTGTCGGAAGAGGAATCTCGGTCTTTGCGTGCTCAATGGCTACGGCTTGGTTTCCAACGTCACTTTGAAGCAGCCGTCGACGAACCCCGGTGCCACCGTCACCTTCCATGGCCGGTTCGACATCCTATCGATCTCCGCCACGATTCTGCCGCCGTCTACTTCGTCTCCGAATTTAGCTAGTGGGTTGGCCAACGGGTTCACCATAACACTGGCAGGCCCACAGGGGCAGATGGTGGGTGGGATCGTAATGGGTCCTTTGATATCCGCCGCCACCGTTTATCTGATTTCGACCACTTTCAACAGCCCATCATACGATAGATTACCGATGGATGATAGTGGTGTCGACGGGGACCAGTCTCCCCCTGCGGTATCCGGTGGAGGAATGGATAGCGGCGGCGGGGGAGGTGATGGTGTCACAGCGGCGGAATCATGTGGGATTTCCATTCACAGCTATAATCAACCTTCGGATGTGATCTGGGCTACCACCGCGAGACAGCCTCCACCACTCCACCCGCCACGCTACTGA